One genomic segment of Gopherus flavomarginatus isolate rGopFla2 chromosome 11, rGopFla2.mat.asm, whole genome shotgun sequence includes these proteins:
- the LOC127031845 gene encoding olfactory receptor 1509-like, translated as MVLLGLSQVLSLALASFLLLSYSAVLLGNLSIILTIRAEPRLAASPMYYLLGNLSLVDLCYTSVTTPRMALGLLSGHATIPLGECLGHLFFLHFLGCTKIFLLTAMAYDRYVAICQPLHYTTIMGYRTCAGLVAGSWMGALAHFLVQTLLAATLPYCGPNRIDHYFCDVAPLLGVACTDTSLMEILVVSDTGAISLGCFLVLLVSYGVILATLRRRFAEGRRKALSTCTAHLMVVAIFFGPCIFIYTRPFSTIPADKVVSLLATVVIPVLNPLIYTLRNTEMKGSMRQLWGKQMVSDDSSTAPFSTRGGSGVSAHSEERPPLLSPLPCSLQHSTP; from the exons ATGGTCTTGCTGGGCCTCTCACAGGTCCTTAGCCTGGCTTTGGCcagctttctcctcctctcctacTCAGCCGTGCTGCTGGGGAACCTGTCCATTATCCTGACCATCCGCGCTGAGCCACGCCTGGCTGCTTCCCCCATGTACTACCTTCTAGGCAACCTCTCCCTGGTGGACCTGTGCTACACCTCAGTCACCACCCCCCGGATGGCCCTTGGACTGCTCTCTGGCCATGCCACCATCCCCTTGGGAGAGTGTCtgggccatctcttcttcctgCACTTCTTGGGCTGCACCAAGATATTCCTCCTCACCGCCATGGCCTACGACCGCTACGTAGCCATCTGCCAGCCTCTGCACTACACGACCATCATGGGCTACCGCACCTGCGCCGGGTTAGTGGCCGGCTCCTGGATGGGGGCCCTGGCCCACTTTTTGGTACAGACTCTACTGGCCGCCACATTGCCCTACTGTGGCCCCAACCGCATCGACCACTATTTCTGTGATGTGGCCCCACTGCTCGGCGTTGCCTGCACTGACACGTCCCTAATGGAGATCCTGGTGGTGTCCGACACCGGGGCcatttccctgggctgcttcctggtGTTGCTGGTCTCCTACGGGGTCATCTTGGCCACCTTGCGGCGCCGCTTTGCTGAGGGCAGGCGCAAGGCCCTGTCCACCTGCACGGCCCATCTGATGGTGGTGGCCATCTTTTTTGGACCCTGCATCTTCATCTACACTAGGCCCTTCTCCACCATCCCTGCTGACAAGGTGGTGTCGCTGCTGGCCACTGTGGTGATACCTGTGCTCAACCCACTGATCTACACCCTGAGGAACACAGAGATGAAGGGATCCATGAGGCAGCTGTGGGGCAAGCAG ATGGTCTCTGATGACTCCAGCACAGCTCCCTTTAGCACTCGAGGTGGCTCTGGAGTCAGTGCTCATTCTGAGGAGAGACCGCCCCTactgagccctctgccctgctccctgcagcacagcaccccataG